A genomic window from Rhizobium sp. 007 includes:
- a CDS encoding LPS-assembly protein LptD, translated as MAAGDRKTFSKQLVALLAGATLLGYSGSIPAVFAQENSTLQRLQPKIDPEAKMMLSANELVYNRDQQIVSAVGGVQINYAGYRMVAQRVEYNQKTGRMMAVGNIELISPDGNRMYSDKLDVTDDFAEGFVNALRIETTDNTRIAAESGERVNDNLMILNKGVYTACLPCAERPERPPFWQVKAERVIQNGEKHTIRLEKARFELLGHPIAFLPWIEVPDQTVKRKSGFLFPSFSTSENLGFGVTVPYYYVFSPSMDLTVSGTGYTNQGFLLDAEFRQRFENGTHTLRVAGINQMRPESFTEGTSDQEADDRGMIGSKAEFKINPRWAFGWDVMVQSDNNFSRTYELRGFNETTHVNQVYLTGLGKRNYFDIRSFYFDVQDSDPHSEEEKQQAIVYPVIDYHAVAPQPLAGGELSLDVNFTNISRTHDSFFDNPVGDDRFSLKGQTSRLTGELEWKRTFVTPQGVLITPLLAARGDALALNVDDPNSISGTSVYDGDFENGDGATRGMITAGLEARYPILMTTANSTHVFEPIAQIYARPDESLAGALPNEDAQSFVFDATSLFERDKFSGYDRIEGGTRANIGFQYTGTFDNGYKLHGIFGQSYHLAGQNSFATDDLVNAGANSGLETDRSDYVGLGGIETPQGLSLAASYRLDEKDLSFRRGDLTAGFQTDTFQSQLLYTHISPQPDYGSAEGGDEIQTKATVKFRDYWSVFGGIAWDLNNDVISRKTLGLSYEDECTIFTIAYTSKRDTSDESASDWSIGARLTFRTLGDVNVGYSDDIEKNIYNN; from the coding sequence GTGGCGGCAGGCGACCGCAAGACTTTTAGTAAACAGTTGGTTGCCCTGCTCGCAGGGGCGACTCTGCTTGGCTATTCTGGAAGCATTCCTGCTGTGTTCGCGCAGGAGAATTCGACGTTGCAGAGGCTGCAGCCGAAGATCGATCCCGAAGCGAAAATGATGCTTTCGGCCAACGAGCTCGTCTACAACAGGGACCAGCAGATCGTCTCCGCAGTCGGGGGCGTCCAGATCAACTATGCGGGCTACAGAATGGTGGCCCAGCGCGTGGAATACAACCAGAAGACGGGCCGCATGATGGCGGTCGGCAATATCGAGCTGATCAGCCCCGACGGCAACCGCATGTATTCCGACAAGCTCGATGTGACCGACGACTTCGCCGAAGGCTTCGTCAATGCGTTGCGTATCGAGACCACGGACAACACGCGCATCGCGGCCGAAAGCGGTGAGCGCGTCAACGACAATCTGATGATCCTCAACAAGGGCGTCTACACCGCATGCCTTCCCTGCGCCGAACGGCCGGAACGACCGCCTTTCTGGCAAGTCAAGGCCGAGCGCGTCATTCAGAATGGCGAAAAACATACCATCCGGCTGGAGAAGGCACGCTTCGAATTGCTCGGCCATCCGATCGCCTTCCTCCCCTGGATCGAGGTCCCGGACCAGACGGTCAAGAGGAAGTCCGGCTTTCTGTTTCCGAGTTTCAGTACATCGGAAAACCTCGGATTCGGCGTTACCGTTCCCTACTACTATGTCTTCTCGCCCAGCATGGACCTGACGGTCAGCGGCACCGGCTACACGAATCAGGGCTTCCTGCTCGACGCGGAGTTCCGGCAGCGTTTCGAGAACGGCACGCATACCCTGCGCGTAGCGGGCATCAACCAGATGCGCCCGGAGAGCTTCACCGAGGGAACAAGCGACCAGGAGGCCGATGACCGCGGAATGATCGGATCCAAGGCGGAGTTCAAGATCAATCCCCGCTGGGCATTCGGCTGGGATGTCATGGTGCAGAGCGATAATAACTTCTCGCGTACCTACGAACTCAGAGGGTTCAACGAGACAACCCATGTCAACCAAGTCTACCTGACCGGCCTCGGGAAGCGGAATTACTTCGACATCAGATCGTTCTACTTCGACGTTCAGGACTCCGACCCGCATAGCGAGGAAGAAAAGCAGCAGGCGATCGTCTATCCCGTGATAGACTATCATGCCGTGGCTCCGCAGCCGCTGGCCGGCGGCGAATTGTCGCTCGACGTCAACTTCACGAATATTTCGCGCACGCATGACAGTTTCTTCGACAACCCCGTAGGTGATGATCGCTTCTCATTGAAGGGGCAGACATCGCGTCTGACCGGGGAACTCGAGTGGAAGCGAACTTTCGTGACGCCGCAGGGCGTACTCATCACGCCTCTGCTCGCCGCGCGCGGCGATGCACTGGCGCTGAATGTGGACGATCCCAACTCCATCAGCGGGACGTCCGTATACGACGGCGACTTCGAAAACGGTGATGGCGCAACGCGCGGGATGATCACCGCCGGCCTGGAAGCGCGCTATCCGATTCTGATGACGACGGCCAACAGCACGCATGTCTTCGAGCCGATCGCCCAAATCTACGCCCGTCCCGATGAGTCTCTGGCGGGCGCCCTGCCCAACGAGGACGCGCAGAGCTTCGTCTTCGACGCGACGTCGCTCTTCGAGCGCGACAAGTTCTCGGGTTACGATCGCATCGAGGGCGGCACGCGTGCCAATATCGGCTTCCAGTACACCGGCACCTTCGACAACGGCTACAAACTTCACGGCATTTTCGGCCAGTCCTATCATCTTGCCGGCCAGAACTCGTTCGCCACGGACGATCTCGTGAATGCGGGGGCGAATTCGGGTCTTGAGACCGACCGTTCCGACTATGTCGGGCTGGGCGGCATCGAGACGCCGCAGGGCCTTTCCCTCGCCGCCTCGTACCGTCTGGACGAGAAGGATCTCTCTTTTCGCCGTGGCGATCTGACGGCCGGGTTCCAGACCGATACATTCCAGAGCCAGCTTCTTTACACCCACATTTCGCCTCAGCCGGATTACGGGTCCGCCGAAGGCGGTGATGAAATCCAGACCAAGGCAACGGTCAAGTTCAGGGACTACTGGTCCGTCTTCGGCGGCATTGCGTGGGATCTCAACAACGACGTCATCAGCAGGAAGACGCTCGGCCTCTCCTATGAAGACGAATGCACGATCTTCACGATCGCCTATACTTCAAAACGCGATACAAGCGACGAGTCGGCAAGCGACTGGAGCATTGGCGCCAGACTTACGTTCCGCACGCTCGGCGATGTCAACGTCGGATATTCTGACGATATCGAAAAGAATATCTACAATAATTGA
- the lptG gene encoding LPS export ABC transporter permease LptG yields MIFGTLGRYFFRRYLAITIWFFLGIISIVFLIDFSETAGRMSGLPGYTVAGGLLMTAVRLPLIIQQTVPFIALFVGMTVLIGLNRKYELVVARAAGISVWQFMSPFIAGAFLLGILTMAVINPLAAWGQRQAALVETDWRGQEKATSSKPQVPWLRQISGKDDVIIGARTIQENGTLLIDAVLIHFDSDGRVILRQDAASAKLEDGYWLLKNVTERRPGEIAVRKDTVQLRTNLKQDFVQERLTSPETIAFFDLSNRIAIAKSFGVPTKALETQFHSLLSQPLLLVAMTLIAATVSLKFSRFNQSRSVILGGILSGFVLYVVNVLVKAFGSSGVVPPFVAAWIPVVVALALGATILLHQEDG; encoded by the coding sequence ATGATCTTCGGCACCTTGGGACGCTACTTCTTCCGCCGCTATCTTGCGATAACGATCTGGTTCTTCCTTGGAATCATCTCGATTGTCTTTCTGATCGATTTCAGCGAGACGGCAGGCCGAATGTCCGGGCTTCCGGGCTATACCGTAGCCGGTGGCCTGTTGATGACGGCCGTCCGACTGCCGCTCATCATCCAGCAGACCGTTCCGTTCATTGCGCTCTTTGTCGGAATGACGGTGTTGATCGGGTTGAACCGCAAGTATGAACTCGTGGTGGCGCGCGCAGCCGGCATCTCGGTATGGCAGTTCATGTCGCCCTTCATCGCCGGTGCCTTCCTGCTCGGCATCCTGACGATGGCAGTCATCAATCCGCTCGCGGCCTGGGGCCAGCGTCAGGCGGCACTGGTGGAGACCGATTGGCGCGGCCAGGAGAAGGCCACAAGCAGTAAGCCGCAGGTTCCCTGGCTGCGCCAGATCAGCGGGAAGGACGACGTCATCATCGGCGCTCGTACGATTCAGGAGAACGGAACGCTGCTGATCGATGCCGTTTTGATCCACTTCGATTCGGACGGCCGCGTGATTCTGCGCCAGGATGCAGCTTCCGCAAAATTGGAAGATGGTTACTGGCTCCTTAAGAACGTTACCGAGCGCCGGCCGGGCGAAATCGCGGTCCGCAAGGATACGGTCCAGCTTCGCACCAATTTGAAACAAGACTTCGTCCAGGAGCGCCTGACATCGCCTGAAACCATTGCTTTTTTTGACCTTTCCAATCGAATAGCAATTGCAAAATCCTTCGGTGTTCCGACGAAGGCGCTGGAGACGCAATTTCACTCATTGCTGTCTCAACCACTGCTGCTTGTCGCGATGACTCTCATTGCTGCAACAGTGTCTTTAAAATTTAGCCGGTTCAACCAGTCGAGGTCGGTGATTCTGGGTGGAATCCTTTCGGGCTTCGTGCTTTATGTCGTCAACGTGCTTGTAAAAGCATTTGGAAGCAGCGGAGTCGTACCGCCTTTCGTGGCGGCGTGGATTCCGGTAGTCGTCGCGCTGGCTCTGGGCGCAACGATTCTGCTTCATCAGGAGGACGGCTAG
- a CDS encoding LptF/LptG family permease, translated as MKLLEIYILRRVGQMFLVALLPVLAIIWTTQVLQRINLVTDSGQSIGSFAKLATLILPSIIPVVLPFALVIGVTQTLTTMNNDSELTVIDAAGAKRNIIVRPILLLAAVISAFSFFVDNVVEPKAKTGARQMIAAAYADLLSTVIEEKNFRRIDEGLYVQISERLAGRVLRGLFVVDERDPAFDMIYYAREGAVDDTGTSLIMRDGEVQRKARDGNVSIIKFDSYSFDLSDLTQNRGQATLRASDRDLGFLLNPDPADKDYISRPQSYRAELHRRLTDWVLPFVLALISLAIAGDARSHREARLHPMVTALTFSFALRWASFYAANQIDTNPFYIGVLYAIPVVAGVAASGFLNMHKRLSIPAAVGERAAGIWHRIERRLPSALGKTPGGSA; from the coding sequence ATGAAACTACTTGAAATCTACATATTGCGGCGCGTCGGCCAGATGTTTCTCGTAGCGCTGCTGCCGGTGCTCGCGATCATATGGACGACCCAGGTCCTGCAGCGCATCAACCTGGTCACCGATAGCGGTCAGTCGATCGGCTCGTTCGCCAAGCTTGCGACGCTGATTCTGCCGTCGATTATTCCTGTCGTCTTGCCCTTCGCCCTTGTGATCGGCGTCACCCAGACGCTGACAACGATGAACAACGATTCGGAGCTGACCGTTATCGATGCGGCCGGCGCCAAGCGGAACATCATCGTCCGGCCGATCCTGCTGCTTGCGGCTGTCATTAGCGCGTTCTCCTTCTTCGTCGACAACGTCGTCGAGCCGAAGGCAAAGACCGGTGCGCGACAGATGATTGCGGCGGCCTATGCCGATCTTCTGTCCACCGTCATAGAAGAAAAGAACTTCCGCAGGATCGATGAGGGTCTCTATGTGCAGATTTCGGAACGGCTGGCCGGCCGCGTGCTGAGGGGCCTGTTCGTCGTCGACGAGCGCGATCCTGCCTTCGACATGATCTATTATGCGCGCGAGGGCGCCGTCGACGATACGGGAACATCGCTCATCATGCGCGACGGCGAGGTTCAGCGCAAAGCCCGCGACGGCAACGTCTCGATTATCAAATTCGACTCCTATTCTTTCGATCTCTCCGATCTGACGCAGAACCGCGGACAGGCGACGCTCCGCGCCAGCGACCGCGACCTGGGCTTCCTGCTCAATCCGGATCCGGCCGACAAGGATTACATCTCCAGGCCGCAATCATACCGCGCCGAACTTCACAGACGGCTGACGGACTGGGTTCTGCCTTTCGTTTTGGCGCTGATTTCGCTGGCGATCGCCGGTGACGCGCGTTCGCATCGCGAGGCGCGCCTGCACCCGATGGTCACGGCTTTGACCTTTTCCTTTGCGCTGCGCTGGGCGTCGTTCTACGCCGCGAACCAGATCGACACCAATCCGTTTTACATCGGCGTGCTGTATGCGATTCCGGTCGTGGCCGGCGTCGCGGCGAGCGGCTTCCTCAATATGCATAAGCGCCTTTCGATTCCGGCCGCCGTGGGCGAACGTGCCGCCGGCATCTGGCACAGAATCGAGCGGCGACTGCCTTCTGCGCTCGGAAAGACGCCCGGAGGCAGCGCATGA
- a CDS encoding phosphatase PAP2 family protein: MGLFCLWWALLLIFHTFPHVDIVASWHFFLVDTCKTSDAAAQVCGRFPSRQTAFLDTLRTIFFRLPYVVAAVQLAMLIACYWPHGATFNALRARNLKIALASLLLGPGLIANVILKEHWGRPRPIETLNFGGTLDFVQAGSIAGKCISNCSFVSGEAASAGWLLCLVMLIPQPARTGLFLPILAISILTPLMRLSFGAHFLSDIVLGWLLAIVVFAGVYAGTEFITRAKKF, translated from the coding sequence ATCGGCCTCTTCTGTCTGTGGTGGGCGCTGCTTCTGATATTCCATACCTTCCCGCATGTCGACATCGTAGCGTCGTGGCATTTCTTTCTCGTCGATACCTGCAAAACCTCGGACGCAGCGGCACAGGTTTGCGGACGTTTCCCCTCCCGTCAGACAGCCTTTCTGGACACGCTCAGAACGATCTTCTTCCGGCTGCCGTATGTTGTGGCGGCTGTTCAACTCGCCATGCTGATCGCGTGCTACTGGCCTCACGGTGCAACGTTCAACGCGCTTCGGGCCCGAAATCTCAAGATCGCTCTGGCATCGCTGCTGCTCGGACCCGGCCTTATCGCGAACGTCATCCTCAAGGAGCATTGGGGCCGCCCGCGGCCGATCGAGACCCTCAATTTCGGCGGTACCCTCGATTTCGTGCAGGCGGGATCGATTGCCGGAAAGTGCATTTCGAACTGCTCGTTTGTCTCCGGAGAAGCGGCAAGCGCCGGCTGGCTGCTCTGTCTCGTCATGCTGATACCGCAGCCGGCACGAACCGGACTATTCCTGCCGATTTTGGCGATCTCTATCCTCACGCCGCTGATGCGGCTTTCCTTCGGCGCGCACTTCCTTTCCGATATCGTACTCGGCTGGCTATTGGCGATTGTCGTTTTTGCCGGTGTCTATGCGGGTACCGAATTCATCACACGGGCCAAAAAATTCTGA
- a CDS encoding leucyl aminopeptidase: protein MAAKFDISFSKSAKISGGLTILLKASDADLAAGAEIADPAGVIARAAKIAKFSAKPVSTLDLVAPEGSPAERVIVVGLGKAEELTAHDWLKAGGTAASKIKGAEKATVFIDAPGVGVDARAGADFALGMLLRGYSFDTYKTKKTDDEDKASGKAKVTIITADAAGARKAFADAETVADGVNLARDLVNEPPNVLGPVEFAAKVRELEKLGVEVEILTEREMKRLGMGALLGVAQGSVRPPRLAIMQWKGGKAKERPVAFIGKGVVFDTGGISIKPAAGMEDMKGDMGGAAAVTGLMHVLAARKAAVNAVGIIGLVENMPDGNAQRPGDIVTSMSGQTIEVINTDAEGRLVLCDALWYCNDRFKPQCMVNLATLTGAVVVALGSVYAGLFSNDDALADQLTEAGFSTSEKVWRMPLGKEYDKMIDSKFADMKNTGGRYAGSITAAHFLKRFVQDTRWAHLDIAGTAMGSPLDEINQSWGSGFGVRLLDRLVRDHYEA from the coding sequence ATGGCAGCCAAATTCGATATCTCATTTTCAAAGTCGGCCAAGATCAGCGGCGGACTGACCATACTGTTGAAGGCAAGCGACGCCGATTTGGCTGCGGGAGCTGAAATCGCCGACCCGGCCGGTGTCATCGCCAGGGCCGCGAAAATTGCCAAATTCTCGGCAAAACCGGTGAGTACGCTTGATCTTGTCGCCCCCGAAGGCTCGCCGGCCGAACGCGTCATCGTGGTTGGTCTCGGCAAAGCCGAAGAACTGACGGCGCATGACTGGCTGAAGGCTGGCGGTACGGCTGCCTCGAAGATCAAGGGAGCCGAGAAGGCGACGGTCTTCATCGACGCGCCAGGCGTTGGCGTCGATGCCAGGGCCGGGGCCGATTTCGCGCTCGGCATGCTGCTGCGGGGCTACAGCTTCGACACCTACAAGACGAAGAAGACCGATGACGAGGACAAGGCGAGCGGCAAGGCCAAGGTTACTATCATTACCGCCGATGCGGCAGGCGCAAGGAAGGCCTTTGCCGATGCCGAAACTGTCGCCGATGGCGTCAATCTGGCGCGCGATCTCGTGAACGAACCGCCGAACGTCCTTGGCCCCGTCGAGTTCGCCGCGAAGGTAAGGGAACTGGAAAAGCTCGGTGTCGAGGTCGAAATCCTGACGGAGCGCGAGATGAAGCGCCTCGGCATGGGCGCGCTGCTCGGCGTCGCCCAGGGTTCCGTCCGTCCGCCGCGCCTTGCCATCATGCAGTGGAAGGGCGGAAAGGCCAAGGAGCGTCCCGTCGCCTTCATTGGCAAGGGCGTCGTCTTCGATACAGGCGGCATCTCGATCAAGCCGGCAGCGGGCATGGAAGACATGAAGGGCGATATGGGCGGTGCGGCGGCCGTTACCGGCCTCATGCATGTTCTTGCGGCGCGCAAGGCGGCCGTCAACGCGGTCGGCATCATCGGCCTTGTCGAGAACATGCCGGACGGCAATGCCCAACGCCCGGGTGATATCGTCACCTCGATGTCCGGCCAGACGATCGAGGTTATCAACACCGATGCCGAGGGCCGTCTCGTGCTCTGCGATGCGCTTTGGTACTGCAACGACCGCTTCAAGCCGCAGTGCATGGTCAACCTTGCGACGCTGACAGGCGCTGTCGTCGTGGCGCTCGGCAGCGTCTATGCCGGCCTGTTTTCGAACGACGACGCGCTTGCCGACCAGTTGACGGAGGCCGGCTTCTCCACAAGCGAGAAGGTCTGGCGCATGCCGCTCGGCAAGGAATACGACAAGATGATCGACAGCAAGTTCGCCGACATGAAAAACACCGGCGGCCGCTATGCAGGTTCGATCACGGCGGCGCATTTCCTCAAGCGCTTCGTGCAGGACACCCGCTGGGCGCACCTCGATATCGCGGGCACCGCGATGGGTTCGCCGCTTGATGAGATCAACCAGTCCTGGGGCTCCGGCTTCGGCGTCCGCCTGCTGGATCGTCTGGTGCGCGACCACTACGAAGCCTGA
- a CDS encoding DNA polymerase III subunit chi, translated as MTEVLFYHLTESKLEDALPPLVDKSVGRGWRVAIQVKETARRDALDAHLWTFREDSFLPHGTDEAEFAEDQPVLLTASAGNANAATVRFVVDGAEPPSVDTYERIVFMFDGYDQEQLEAARAQWKRLKGEGHSLTYWQQTPEGRWEKKA; from the coding sequence ATGACGGAAGTCCTGTTCTATCATCTGACCGAATCCAAGCTGGAGGACGCGCTGCCGCCGCTCGTCGACAAGAGCGTGGGGCGCGGCTGGCGTGTCGCGATCCAAGTGAAGGAAACGGCTCGAAGGGATGCGCTCGACGCGCATCTGTGGACTTTCCGCGAAGACAGCTTTTTGCCGCACGGTACGGACGAGGCTGAATTCGCCGAAGACCAGCCCGTCCTGTTGACGGCATCGGCCGGAAACGCCAACGCTGCGACCGTGCGTTTCGTCGTCGACGGCGCCGAACCGCCGTCGGTGGACACCTATGAGCGCATCGTCTTCATGTTCGACGGATACGACCAGGAGCAGCTCGAAGCCGCTCGGGCCCAGTGGAAGAGGCTGAAGGGCGAGGGGCACAGCCTCACCTATTGGCAGCAGACGCCGGAGGGACGCTGGGAGAAGAAGGCCTGA
- a CDS encoding GrpB family protein — translation MHQEQDESFGLGVRHLTVTLAAPDARWREAYALEEARIRGALGSLALDIQHFGSTAIPAIKAKPIIDILIGVRRFEDGATFIGPMEQIGYDYAGADIVPDDYIFGRGIKGETRTHLAHIVEYQGHNWKRNILFRDRLRSDPILVQAYEELKIDLARKYAQNRAAYTASKKAFIDKVVTDSGLA, via the coding sequence ATGCATCAGGAGCAAGACGAATCTTTTGGGTTGGGTGTGCGGCATCTGACCGTCACGCTCGCCGCTCCCGACGCGAGATGGCGGGAAGCCTATGCGCTGGAAGAGGCTAGAATCCGAGGTGCGCTCGGATCTCTGGCGCTCGACATCCAGCATTTTGGCAGCACCGCCATCCCGGCGATCAAAGCAAAACCAATAATCGACATTCTGATCGGCGTCAGACGTTTCGAAGACGGGGCGACCTTTATCGGCCCGATGGAACAGATCGGCTACGATTATGCTGGAGCCGATATCGTGCCCGACGACTACATCTTCGGCCGCGGCATCAAGGGCGAGACGCGCACGCACCTCGCCCATATCGTCGAGTATCAGGGTCACAATTGGAAGCGGAACATTCTTTTCCGCGATAGGCTTCGGAGCGATCCCATTCTCGTCCAAGCCTATGAAGAGCTGAAGATCGATCTTGCGCGGAAATATGCCCAAAATCGCGCCGCTTATACCGCGTCGAAGAAGGCTTTCATCGACAAGGTCGTGACGGACAGCGGTCTTGCCTGA
- a CDS encoding Gfo/Idh/MocA family oxidoreductase: MSPINLAIVGVGKIVRDQHLPSIAKNPDFKLIATASRHGSVDGIQSFTSIEAMLDAVPDIDAVSLCMPPQYRYEAAHKALSAGKHVFLEKPPGATLSEVADLEALAAERGVSLFASWHSRYAAAVEAAKAFLASTKIESVHVIWKEDVRHWHPNQDWIWQPGGLGVFDPGINALSIVTHILPRAIFLTSATLEFPENRDAPIAADMHFKNADDVPVHGEFDWRQTGKQSWDIIAETAAGKMELAEGGSKLSVNGELKFSAPEEEYPALYRRFAEIIKAGKSDVDLAPLRHVADAFMLGKRKFVEAFHD, encoded by the coding sequence ATGTCACCCATCAACCTCGCCATCGTCGGCGTCGGCAAGATCGTCCGCGACCAGCACCTCCCCTCGATCGCCAAGAATCCGGATTTCAAGCTTATCGCGACGGCAAGCCGCCACGGCAGCGTCGACGGCATCCAGAGCTTCACAAGCATCGAGGCCATGCTCGACGCCGTGCCTGATATCGACGCCGTGTCGCTTTGCATGCCGCCGCAATATCGCTACGAGGCAGCCCATAAGGCGCTTTCTGCCGGCAAGCACGTCTTCCTCGAAAAGCCGCCGGGCGCGACCCTGAGCGAGGTCGCCGACCTTGAAGCGCTGGCCGCCGAAAGAGGCGTCTCGCTTTTTGCAAGCTGGCATTCGCGCTATGCGGCTGCGGTCGAGGCCGCGAAGGCCTTCCTCGCCTCGACGAAGATCGAAAGCGTCCACGTCATCTGGAAGGAGGACGTGCGCCACTGGCATCCGAATCAGGACTGGATCTGGCAGCCGGGCGGGCTCGGCGTTTTCGATCCGGGTATCAATGCGCTGTCAATCGTCACCCATATCCTGCCGAGGGCGATCTTCCTGACGAGCGCCACGCTGGAGTTTCCGGAAAACCGCGACGCGCCGATTGCGGCCGACATGCATTTCAAGAATGCCGACGATGTCCCGGTTCACGGCGAATTCGACTGGCGCCAAACCGGCAAACAGAGTTGGGACATCATTGCCGAGACGGCAGCCGGCAAGATGGAGCTTGCGGAAGGCGGATCGAAGCTTTCCGTCAACGGCGAACTGAAATTCTCCGCTCCGGAAGAGGAATATCCGGCGCTCTACCGGCGCTTCGCAGAGATCATCAAGGCAGGCAAGTCGGATGTCGACCTCGCACCGCTACGGCACGTGGCCGACGCCTTCATGCTCGGCAAGCGGAAGTTCGTGGAAGCATTCCACGACTGA
- a CDS encoding ABC-F family ATP-binding cassette domain-containing protein has product MITITDISARIAGRLLLDNASVTLPAGTKAGLVGRNGAGKSTLFRIITGDLGAETGSVSIPKNARIGQVAQEAPGTEDSLIKIVLSADKERAALLVESEIATDAHRIAEIQMRLVDIDAHSAEARAASILAGLGFDQDAQQRPASAFSGGWRMRVALASVLFAEPDLLLLDEPTNYLDLEGTLWLEDYVRRYPHTVIIISHDRDLLNNAVNSIVHLDQKKLTFYRGGYDQFERQKAEADELQTKAKAKNEAARKHLQSFIDRFKAKASKARQAQSRVKALERMGTVAAVIENHVQPITFPEPEKQPASPIVAIQSGAVGYESGKPILKNISLRIDNDDRIALLGSNGNGKSTFAKFIAGRLSAESGDIKLAPSLKIGFFAQHQLDDLVPNESPVEHVRRLMPAAPEAKVRARVAQMGLSTEKMSTAAKDLSGGEKARLLMGLAAFHAPNLLILDEPTNHLDIDSRRALIEALNDYDGAVILISHDRHLIEATVDRLWLVNNGTVSNFEGDMEEYRNLVVSSGKKKDERPDLSEEPSSKAEQRKANAGKRASLAPLRKKINEIESLTAKLEKQIQELDAELADPALYEKAPAKASEKAKQRGEAAAKLAAAEQQWLELSAEYEDAMAG; this is encoded by the coding sequence ATGATCACAATTACCGACATTTCTGCCCGCATCGCCGGGCGCCTTCTCCTCGACAATGCCAGCGTGACGCTTCCGGCGGGCACGAAGGCTGGCCTTGTGGGGCGGAACGGCGCGGGCAAATCTACGCTTTTCAGGATCATCACCGGCGATCTCGGCGCAGAAACGGGCTCAGTTTCCATACCGAAGAACGCCCGCATCGGCCAGGTGGCGCAGGAAGCACCGGGCACGGAAGATTCACTGATCAAGATCGTGCTGTCCGCCGACAAGGAGCGCGCCGCGCTGCTTGTCGAATCCGAGATCGCGACCGATGCGCACCGGATTGCGGAAATCCAGATGCGCCTTGTCGATATCGATGCGCATTCGGCAGAGGCGCGGGCGGCAAGCATTCTTGCCGGCCTCGGCTTCGACCAGGATGCCCAGCAGCGCCCGGCCTCGGCCTTCTCCGGCGGCTGGCGCATGCGCGTGGCCCTTGCCTCAGTGCTCTTTGCCGAACCCGATCTGCTGCTTCTCGACGAGCCGACGAACTATCTCGACCTCGAAGGTACGCTCTGGCTGGAAGACTATGTGCGGCGCTATCCGCACACGGTCATCATCATCAGCCATGACCGCGACCTTCTGAACAATGCCGTCAATTCGATCGTCCATCTCGACCAGAAGAAGCTGACCTTCTACCGCGGCGGCTACGACCAATTCGAGCGGCAGAAGGCGGAAGCCGACGAATTGCAGACGAAAGCGAAGGCCAAGAACGAGGCCGCGCGCAAACATCTGCAGAGTTTCATCGACCGCTTCAAGGCAAAGGCCTCCAAGGCGCGCCAGGCGCAGAGCCGCGTCAAGGCGCTGGAACGCATGGGCACGGTCGCCGCGGTGATCGAAAATCATGTGCAGCCGATCACTTTCCCGGAACCGGAAAAGCAGCCGGCATCGCCGATCGTCGCCATCCAGAGCGGTGCCGTCGGTTACGAATCGGGCAAGCCGATCCTCAAAAACATCAGCCTTCGCATCGACAACGACGACCGCATCGCGCTGCTCGGCTCCAACGGCAACGGCAAATCGACCTTCGCAAAATTCATCGCCGGCCGACTTTCGGCCGAAAGCGGCGACATCAAACTCGCACCGAGCCTGAAGATCGGCTTTTTCGCCCAGCACCAACTCGACGATCTCGTCCCCAACGAGTCGCCGGTCGAGCATGTGCGCCGCCTGATGCCCGCAGCGCCCGAGGCCAAGGTCCGCGCCCGCGTGGCGCAGATGGGGCTTTCGACGGAAAAGATGTCGACCGCCGCCAAGGATCTTTCTGGCGGCGAGAAGGCCCGCCTGCTGATGGGGCTTGCTGCATTCCACGCGCCGAACCTTCTCATTCTCGACGAGCCGACCAACCACCTGGACATCGACAGCCGCCGCGCTTTGATAGAAGCGCTTAACGACTACGATGGCGCCGTCATCCTCATTTCGCACGACCGCCATCTCATCGAGGCGACGGTCGACCGTCTCTGGCTGGTCAACAACGGCACGGTTTCGAATTTCGAGGGCGATATGGAGGAATACCGCAATCTCGTCGTCTCTTCGGGCAAAAAAAAAGACGAAAGGCCTGATCTGAGCGAAGAGCCCTCCTCCAAGGCGGAGCAGCGCAAGGCGAATGCCGGCAAGCGCGCCTCGCTCGCGCCGCTCAGGAAAAAGATCAATGAAATCGAATCTTTGACGGCAAAGCTGGAGAAACAGATTCAGGAGCTCGATGCGGAGCTTGCCGATCCGGCGCTCTACGAAAAGGCGCCGGCAAAGGCCAGCGAGAAAGCCAAGCAGCGTGGCGAGGCAGCCGCAAAGCTCGCAGCCGCCGAACAACAGTGGCTGGAGCTTTCTGCCGAATATGAGGACGCCATGGCGGGCTGA